The proteins below are encoded in one region of Chrysemys picta bellii isolate R12L10 chromosome 4, ASM1138683v2, whole genome shotgun sequence:
- the LOC135983310 gene encoding LOW QUALITY PROTEIN: caspase recruitment domain-containing protein 6-like (The sequence of the model RefSeq protein was modified relative to this genomic sequence to represent the inferred CDS: inserted 1 base in 1 codon) codes for MGNGSSCDLEAMAANEKPSEIIRKARRKLTDVLQTDPEAVLSAVDAHLLITEREYFTLSQINDPQKLIVTLIETVLEKGESAHEQFLDCMENLQHTFPGLEPISEYLEDDPNNGTENPEAAVFSEKKNGPEDPEMVVSSVKKNLPESPETTEPSEKRNGAESPEPNTSSEKGNRAEIPEPNTSSEKGNGAESPEPDISSEKGNRAESLEPDTSSEKGNGAESPEPDISSEKGNRAESPEPNTSSEKKNKAKNSEPNTLSEKKNRSESPEPNTSSEKGNGAESPEPNTSSEKGNRAESPEPNSFSEKKNRSESPEPNTSSEKGNEAESPESDASSEKGNRAESPEATASSGKGKESEIQEASATSEKGKGKGAKSPKVPLTSEKENSEEQLFLQAQNELIGPWRNMPESAPAGDLLAARTIEKEPEGATPSRTPAKGTCDLETSAGENPSEIIRSKRKRLIEILQKNLELILDELLSQSIVTEEEYNTLDKTEEDPKKKIRKLLILIQKKGESACQQFLECLEIVFPDSLIREQEVAIQQDPEQKQKDLPKERRKAFREVLSKLKLQKYESRKLRMNDVLEINSGSLKDWTPRKLRDLPWHFLRKVMALNVTARSTSFRCGAPHDQGTRVDEEEQGIDEQIFFFSDSDTKVSVNPLDLLCAVLLCSDSFLQQEILSKMSMCQFALPLLLPSLDTPKCTLMLWAMRDIVRKWRPHSVAESRGFREESLVLTAMPTISFVRMGSCSFSKSKLLNEVLSPSQQHHDFFIHQDLSSGNVPREIADGLIEISWXFPGGRKNLDLFSEPVAVTNLRGDIESHWLQFSFLTEVSSAVFIFAENITEREYTLLSSLKESTTKYYFILNRQAGKSSATLAFLNKLAPVLKLKNSHMLMKDSSTNKAKFVEKLQSTIQSISLPASNNVSGSRWHLAPLKFRERVLQRICVQRCESPAERCCRDSMYL; via the exons CTCTTGCGATTTGGAAGCAATGGCTGCCAATGAGAAGCCCTCAGAGATTATACGAAAGGCCCGAAGAAAACTAACAGATGTTCTTCAAACAGATCCAGAGGCTGTCTTGAGTGCTGTAGATGCCCATCTCCTGATTACAGAGAGAGAGTACTTCACACTGAGTCAAATAAACGACCCACAGAAGCTAATAGTGACATTGATTGAAACAGTACTCGAAAAGGGAGAATCGGCCCATGAGCAATTTCTAGATTGTATGGAAAACCTGCAACACACATTTCCAGGCTTAGAACCAATTTCTGAGTATTTAGAAGACG ATCCCAATAATGGAACTGAGAATCCAGAAGCTGCAGTGTTCTCAGAGAAAAAGAATGGACCAGAAGATCCAGAAATGGTTGTATCGTCAGTGAAAAAGAATCTTCCTGAGAGCCCAGAAACTACTGAGCCCTCAGAGAAAAGGAACGGAGCCGAGAGCCCAGAACCCAACACATCTTCAGAGAAAGGGAACAGAGCTGAGATCCCAGAACCCAACACATCCTCAGAGAAAGGGaacggagctgagagcccagaaccCGACATATCCTCAGAGAAAGGGAACAGAGCTGAGAGCCTAGAACCCGACACATCCTCAGAGAAAGGGaacggagctgagagcccagaaccCGACATATCCTCAGAGAAAGGAAacagagctgagagcccagaaccCAACACATCCTCAGAGAAAAAGAATAAAGCCAAGAACTCAGAACCCAACACATTGTCAGAGAAAAAGAATAGATCCGAGAGCCCAGAACCCAACACATCTTCAGAGAAAGGGaacggagctgagagcccagaaccCAACACATCCTCAGAGAAAGGAAacagagctgagagcccagaaccCAACTCATTCTCAGAGAAAAAGAATAGATCTGAGAGTCCAGAACCCAACACATCTTCAGAGAAAGGGAACGAAGCTGAGAGCCCAGAATCCGATGCATCCTCAGAGAAAGGAAATAGAGCAGAGAGCCCAGAAGCCACTGCATCCTCAGGAAAGGGGAAGGAATCTGAGATCCAAGAAGCTTCTGCAACCTCggagaaagggaaagggaaaggagcGAAGAGCCCAAAAGTCCCCCTGACTTCAGAGAAAGAGAATTCTGAAG AGCAATTGTTCCTACAAGCCCAAAATGAACTTATCGGACCTTGGAGAAACATGCCGGAGTCAGCACCAGCTGGTGACCTGTTGGCAGCGAGGACTATTGAGAAGGAACCAGAGGGAGCCACTCCATCAAGAACACCAGCCAAAGG GACTTGTGATTTAGAAACATCTGCTGGTGAAAACCCCTCAGAGATTATACGCAGCAAAAGAAAAAGGTTAATTGAAATTCTTCAAAAAAACCTAGAACTCATCTTGGATGAATTACTCTCCCAATCCATTGTCACAGAGGAGGAGTACAATACCTTGGATAAAACAGAGGAGGATCCCaagaagaaaataagaaaatTGTTGATTCTGATACAGAAAAAGGGGGAATCAGCCTGCCAGCAATTTCTGGAGTGTTTAGAAATTGTATTTCCAG ATTCTTTAATTCGGGAGCAAGAAGTTGCTATTCAGCAAGACCCAGAACAAAAGCAAAAAGACCTTCCCAAAG AGAGAAGAAAAGCATTCAGAGAAGTTCTTTCCAAGTTAAAATTACAGAAGTATGAAAGCAGAAAGCTCAGGATGAATGATGTCCTGGAAATCAACTCAGGAAGTTTAAAGGACTGGACTCCTCGAAAATTAAGAGATTTACCATGGCATTTCCTGAGGAAGGTCATGGCTTTGAATGTGACAGCCAGAAGCACAAGCTTTAGGTGTGGGGCACCTCATGATCAAGGAACCAGGGTGGATGAGGAGGAACAAGGTATCGATGAacaaattttcttttttagtgacTCTGACACTAAAGTCTCTGTGAATCCACTTGATCTTCTCTGTGCCGTTCTGCtttgttcagacagcttcctacagcaggagatcctgtccaaaatgtccatgtgccagtttgccctccctctgctgTTACCTTCTCTCGACacccccaagtgcaccctaatgctgtgggccatgagggacattgtgaggaagtggaggccgcactccgtggcagagagcaggggattcagggaggagagcctggtgctcacagcaatgccaaccatttcctttgtgcggatggggagctgcagcttctccaagtccaaactcctcaatgaggttctcagcccctcccagcagcaccatgATTTCTTTATCCATCAGGATTTGTCATCTGGGAACGTCCCTCGTGAAATCGCAGATGGGTTGATAGAAATTTCCT TTTTCCctggtgggaggaagaatttgGATCTTTTCTCAGAACCTGTGGCAGTTACAAATCTACGTGGAGACATTGAATCGCACTGGCTGCAGTTTAGCTTTTTAACAGAGGTCTCCTCAGCTGTGTTCATATTTGCTGAAAACATCACTGAAAGGGAGTACACTCTATTATCATCTTTGAAAGAATCCACAACTAAATACTACTTCATTCTCAACCGCCAGGCTGGGAAATCCAGTGCAACTCTGGCATTCCTTAACAAATTAGCCCCTGTGCTGAAACTGAAAAATTCACATATGCTGATGAAAGATAGCAGCACAAATAAAGCAAAATTTGTGGAAAAGCTGCAGTCCACCATACAAAGCATTTCTCTTCCGGCTTCCAACAATGTCAGTGGGAGTCGATGGCACTTGGCACCACTGAAATTCAGAGAAAGGGTCCTACAAAGGATCTGTGTCCAACGCTGTGAATCCCCAGCAGAAAGGTGTTGCAGGGATAGTATGTACCTGTAG